The nucleotide sequence GACGTCGAAGTGGGACATCCAAACGCTGCGGATGCGCGACCTCAAGGCGTCGTTCGGTCGCTGGCAGGCCGGGCTGGCCGACATCGGCTGGAACTCCCTCTACTGGGACAACCACGACCAGCCACGGGCGGTGTCCCGCTTCGGCGACGACTCCCCCGAGCACCGGCGCGACTCGGCCACCTGCCTGGCCACGCTGCTGCACCTGCACCGCGGGACGCCCTACGTCTACCAGGGCCAGGAGATCGGGATGGCCAACTTCCCGTTCACCGCGCTGGAGGAGTTCCGCGACGTCGAGTCGCTCAACCACCACGTGCAGGCCGTGTCGGCGGGCCACGACCCGACCGAGGTGCTCGCCGCGCTGCGCTGCATGAGCCGGGACAACGCCCGGACGCCGGTGCAGTGGGACGCCTCCCCGAACGCCGGTTTCACCACCGGGACGCCGTGGCTGGCGGTGAACCCGGACCACGTGGAGTGGAACGCCGCCGCGCAGCGGGACGACGAGACCTCCGTGCTGGCCCACTACCGGCGGCTCATCGCGCTGCGGCACGACCTGCCGGTGGTCGCGCTCGGCGACTTCCACATGCTGCTGCCCGACCACGACGACGTGTACGCCTTCACCCGCACGCTGGACGAGGACACGCTGCTCGTCGTCTGCAACCTCTCGCGCACGCCCTACCGGCTGGCCGAGCTGCTGCCCGAGGCGCCGGCGGCCGAGCTGGTGCTGGGCAACCTGTCCGACGACGACCCCGCCGACCTCCGCCCCTGGGAAGCCCGCGTCCTGCGCCTGCCGTGACGCCCACTGCCGGTCGCGGGCTGACCGGCGCGGCGGCGCTCCCCGTGGTGCAATGCCAGACCGGGCACAGCAGCCGCCGGGGACCGTGAACAGGACGACGATGCAGCTCCACACCCCCCGCACCGGGAACGCGGCCGGCGGCCGTCCGCACGGCTGGGGTTCCGTGCGGCGGACCTGGGCCCGCCATCCCCGGCTCGGCCTGGCCGTCCGCGCGGCCGTCGCCGCGGTGGTGGCCTGGTCGCTCGTCCAGCTGGTCCCCGGCCCGGCCGCCGACTATCCCTACTACGCCCCGCTCGGCGCGGTCGTCGCGACGACGGCGTCCACGCTGGCGAGCTCGGTCCGGGCGTCGCTGCAGACGGTGGCCTCGATCGCGCTGGGTGCGGCGGTCGCGCTCGTCGGCGACGCCCTGCTCGACAACCGGCTGCTGACCCTCGCCCTGGTGATCGCCGTCGGGGTGCTGCTCTCCGGCTGGTCCCGACTCGGCAGCTCCAGCACCTGGCTGCCGACGGCCGCCCTCTTCGTCCTGATCCTCGGGCAGGACAACCCCAGCGGCTACGTCGTCGCCTTCGCCGGCCTGACCTTCGGCGGCGCGGTCGTCGGCATCCTGGTGAACGCCGCGTTCCCGCCCCTGCCGCTCGCGCCGGCGGAGGCCGCCCTGACCGAACTGCGCGACACGCTCGCCGGGCAGCTCGACGACGTGGTGGACGGGCTGCGGCAGGAGCACCCGCCGACGCAGGACGAGTGGCGCGGGCGCATGCGGACGATCGACCCGCTGCTCGCCCAGACGCGGGACACGGTCCAGCAGACCGACGAGGCCCGGCGCGGCAACCGCCGGGCCGCCCGGTACCGGGACAGCGCCGAGCGGCTCTACCGGCAGGCCCGCGCGCTCGAGCGCCTCACCCTCCTGGTCGAGGACCTGACCGTGGTGATCGCCGAGACCGAGGTGGCGGAGAACGAGCGGGTCGCGCTCGGACCGGAGCTCCGCCCGGCGGCGGCCCGGGCGCTGGACGCGCTGGCCGACGCGCTGCGCTCGGTCGACGGGGCGGCCGCGGACCCCGAGGTCGTCCACCGGGCCGACGACGCCGTGGACGCATTCACCACCGAGCTCCGCCGCGCCCGGGCGACGACCGACGACGACCTGCTCGAGGCCGCGAACATCGTCGAGAGCGTCCGCCGCTCGCTGACGGCGTTGCGCCCGCCGGAGAAGTCTTGACCCTCGACCGGGTCGAGGCCCCACGGTGACGGGCGTGGAGGGACGCATGCGGGGGATCGGCCGGCTGGCCCGGGAATCCGGCCTGACGGTGAGCGCCCTGCGGTTCTACGACGGCGCCGGTGTGCTCGTACCGGCCCACGTGGACCCGCGGAGCAACTACCGCTGGTACAGCGACGACCAGGTGCTCATCGCCCGGCTGGTGGCCCGGCTCCGGCGGGTGGGCATGCCGCTCGCCGGGATCAGCCGGGTGATCGAGCACCGGGACGACCCCGCCGTCGTCGACGCCGTCCTCCAGGCGCACCTCGCGCGCCTGGAGGAGGGCCTGGCCGACGCCCGCCGTGAGCTCCTCCACGCCCGATCCCTACTGGCCCAGGAGAGCCCGATGACCAGCATCAGCACCACGACCACCGCCCTGCTCGACGCCCTGCGCGCCGTCCGCTTCGCGGTCGGCACCGACCCGGGACTGCCCATGCTCACCGGCGTGCTGCTCGACGTCGCCGACGACGCCGTCCGCGTCGTGGCCTCCGACCGCTATCGGCTGGCGGTCCACACCATCGCCGCCGACGTCACCGGCCCGCAGGGCAGCGCCATCCTCCCGATCTCCCTCGTCGACGAGCTCCTCGGGACGACGACGTCCGGCCCGGCGACGGTGCGGGTGGCGGGGGACGACGTCGCGGTCGAGCTGGCGGGGCGCACCGTGCGCGGTCGGCGTGTGGACGCCGACTTCCCCGACTACCGCCGCATCCTGCGCGGCGCGGGCAGCGCCCAGGTGGAGATCGACGTCGCCCGGTTCCGCGGCGAGCTGGCCGCCGCGCCCACCCGGACGGTGCGGCGCGCGGAGGACGGTGTCGAGCAGATCGCCACGGTGCTCACGTTCGGGACGGTCGAGGTCGGCGTGAACCGGGAGTTCCTGCTCCAGGCCCTCGACGCCGAGGCCGCCGGGCAGCTGGTCCTCGACCTCGACGGGCCGATCGCCCCGCTGGTGCTCCGCGGCGCCGGCCGCGACGGCGACGTCAGCATGCTCATGCCGATCAAGCTCGACTGACGCCGCTGGTGCGTTCGAGGACCAGCCGGACGGTCTCCTCCGGCCGGTCCCACTGCGGGAAGTGCCCCGACCCCTCGAACCAGTACAGCTCGGCGTCCGGGAAGGCCGCGGCGGCCCGGGACGCCTGGCGGGCGAGGGTCACCCGGTCGCGCCGTCCCCAGCCGATCGTCAGCCGCCCGGGCAGCGTGCCGGCCGGCGCACCCTGCTGCTTCGGGCCACGCGCGAGGTCGTCCAGGACCGCGTCGAAGGACGGCGAGTCGACGTAGCCCTCCAGCTCGGTGCGGACGACGTCGGCGTCCAGGGCCCAGGGCCGGGCGGAGAACTGCGCCAGCAGCGCCGTCCGGCCGGCCGGGTTGCCCAGCAGCGCGGGCAGCACCGGGCGGATGCGGCGCAGCAGGCCCACCGACGCGGCGATGCTGGCGCGGAAGACGGCGGCCTCGCGGTCGGTCCAGAAGCCACCGGGGTCGAGGGCGACGCTGTCCCCGCCGATCCCCCGACGGCTGAGCTCCAGCACCATCCGGGCGCCCATCGAGCTGCCGATTAGCGGCGCGTCGGCCAGCCCTTCGGCGCGCAGCCATTCCTGGAGGGCGTCGGTGAGCGCGGTCATCGACGGATCGGGCAGCGGCGGGGTGTCCCCCGCGAAGCCGGGGAGGTCGACGACGACCACGGTGCGCTCGGCCGACAGTGCCGGGAGAACCGTCTCCCACGACCGCCACGAGCCCCCCAGGCCGTGCACGAGGACGAGCGGCGGTCCGGACCCTGCGCGGTGCGCGGCGAGCTGCATCCCACGCATCTACCCGCGCGGGCCGCCGTCGACCGTCCTCAGCCCAGCGGGCTGCGGGGGAGCAGGCGGTCGCTGATGATCCGCTTCTGGATCTCGCTGGTGCCCTCGAAGATCGTGGTGAGCCGGGCGTCCCGCCAGTGCCGCTCGACCTGCCGCTCGGTGGTGTAGCCGTTGCCGCCGTGCAGCTGCATGGCCTGGTTGGTCACCCGGACCGACATCTCGGTGGCCTCGAGCTTCACCATCGACGCCTCCTTGGCGACCGGCAGCCCGAGGTCGAGCAGGTGGGCGACCTGCCGGTAGAAGGCGCGGGACTGCTCGATCTGCGACGCCATCTCGGCGACGGCGAAGCGCAGCGCCTGGAAGTCGCCGATCGGGTGGCCGAACTGCTCGCGCTCCTGCAGGTAGACGATCGAGTCCTCGAGCGCGGCGCGGGCCAGGCCGACGGCGCGCGCGGCCGTGTGCACCCGGGCGGTGTTGAGGAACTTCTGCGCCTCGGCGAAGCCGGCCTGCTTGGCGGCCTCCCCCTCCTCGGCGCTCTCCTCCCGCGCGGCGCGGGCCTCGTCGATGACGTTGTCCTTCGGGATCCGGACGCCGTCGAAGGTGAGGTCCCAGGTGAGGAAGCCGTGGTAGCCGATCTTGTCGATCGGGTGCCCGGTGAGCCCCTCGGGGAACTCGCCGCGCTCCTTCTCCAGCAGCAGGTTGACCAGGCCGGCCGAGCGGGACTCCCCCTCCTCCGGCTCGCGCTCCCGGACGAGCACCTGGATGAAGTCGGCCGCCTTGGCGTTGCCGCACCAGCGCTTGCGCCCGGTGACCACCCACTCGTCACCGTCGAGCACCGCGCGGGTCGAGACACCGGCCAGGTCGGAGCCGGCGTCGGGCTCGGACAGCGCGATCGCGCCGATCCACTCGCCACGGGCGCTGCGGGCCATCAGCTCGTGCCGGCGATCCGCGTCGGGCACCGCCGTCCCCAGCCCCTGGGACCGGGCGAGGATGCTCGCCGTCGACATCCAGGCGCGGGCCAGCTCCTCGCTGACCATGCAGTACTCGAAGACGCCGAGGCCGAGGCCACCCTGCTCGGCGGGCACCGTGATGCCGAAGTAGCCGAGCTCGGCGATCCGCTCCAGCAGGGAGGCGGGGATCTCGCCCTTCTGCGGGTCCAGCTCGTCGGCGACGGGCAGCACCTCGTCCATCGCGAAGCGGCGGGCCTGCTGCTGCAGCGCCTCCCGCTCCGGGGTGTGCCACGGGGGCAGCAGCGCCGGGGGCCGGGGCTCCCAGATCTCGGACTGGGTCGACACCACTGTCGGCCTCCTCGGTCAGGCGGGTGATCGCGTGTTCGTTCCCGGTGCACCTCGCGCTCATCCACGAGGTGACCGGGTTCACCGCGAGGAGCCCGATGACCGCTCCCGCGCCAGCGCGACGTAGTGCTCGACCAGCGCGGCGTCGTCGACCGTGCCGGTGTTGACCGCCTTCGCCGGGTCGACGCCCTGGAACAGCCGCTTGAGCGGCACCTCCAGCCGCTTGCCGGTGCGGGTGTGCGGCACCCCGGGGACGGCGATCACCTCGTCGGGCACGTGCCGCGGCGAGGCCTCCGCCCGGATCGCCGCCTTCAGCCGGTCGACCAGCTGACCGGTCAGCTCCTCCCCCGGCGCGAGCTGCACGAACAGCGGCATCCAGTAGCCGCCGCCGGGCAGCTCGACGCCGAGCACCACGCAGTCGACGACCTCGGGGAAGGCCTCGACGACGGCGTAGATGTCGGCGGTGCCCATGCGCACGCCGCCGCGGTTGAGCGTCGAGTCCGACCGGCCGGTGATCAGGCAGGTGCCGCGCTCGGTGATCTCCAGCCAGTCGCCGTGGCGCCACACCCCGGGCCACGGCTCGAAGTAGGCGGCGCGGTAGCGGGAACCGTCCGGGTCGTTCCAGAAGCGCAGCGGCATCGAGGGCATCGGCTCGGTGATCACCAGCTCGCCCAGCTCGCCGACCACCGGCTCGCCGCGCTCGTCCCACGCTTCCGCGGCGACGGCGAGCATCGGCCGCTGCAGCTCCCCGGCGGTCACGGGCAGCAGCAGCGAGCTGCCGATGAAGCCGGTCGCGACGTCGGTACCCCCGGACAGCGAGCCCAGGAAGACCTCGCCCGACACCGCGTCGTACACCCACCGGAACGTCGACGCCGGCAGCGGCGATCCGGTGACGCCGATCGACCGCACCGCGGAGAGGTCGTAGCGCTCGCCGGGCCGCTCCCCGGCCTTCTCGCAGGCGCCGAGGTATCCGGGGCTGGTGCCGAAGTAGGTGATGCCCGTGCGGGCGGCCAGGGCGAACAGCGCGTCCACCGCCGGGTAGGCCGGCGCGCCGTCGTAGACCACCACCGTCGCCCCGCAGAGCAGGGCGGAGGTGGCGATGTTCCACATGATCCAGGCGGTGGAGGCGTACCAGAAGAACCGGTCCTCGGGGCCGATGTCCATGTGCAGCGCCGCCTGCTTGCGCTGCTCGAGCACCACCCCGCCGTGCCCGTGCACGATGCCCTTCGGCAGCCCGGTGGTGCCCGACGAGTAGACGATCCACAGCGGGTGGTCGAAGGCCGTCGGCGCGAACTCCGGGTCCTGCTCGTCGGCGACCGCGTCGGCCCAGGCCAGCGCCCCGTCGGGCACCTCGGCCGGGAACAGCCGCGGCACCGAGATCGTCGTCCGGACGGTCGGCAGGGCCGCGCGCAGCTCGGCGACGACGTCGCGCCGGTCGTGCGCGCGCCCGTTCCAGCGGTAGCCGTCGACGGCCACCAGGACCGTCGGCTCGATCTGGGCGAACCGGTCGAGGACGGCGCGGGTGCCGAAGTCGGGGGCGCACGAGGACCACACCGCCCCGATCGACGCCGCGCCGAGGAAGGCGACGACGGCCTCGGGCACGTTCGGCAGGTAGCCGGCCACCCGGTCACCGGGGCGGACGCCGAGCCGGCGCAGGGTGGCGGCGAAGGCGCCCACCTGGCCGCGCAGGGTCGCCCAGGAGATCTCCTGGGGCTCGACGTCCTCGGCGACCGCGACCAGCGCCGGCCGGTCGTCGGCGGCCTGCCGGAACACCTCCGCGGCGTAGTTGACCGTGGTCCCCGGGAACCAGACGGCACCGGGCATCTCCCGACGGGTGAGCACCTGCTCGTCCGGAACCCCGGGCAGCACCCCGGTCCACTCCGCCAGGTCGGCCCAGAACTGGTCGAGGTGCTCCACCGACCAGCGCCACAGCCGGTCGTAGTCGACGGGCTCGCCGAAGGAGAGCCCGCGCCGCTGCGCCACCCAGCCGGCGAAGGCGGCGCTGCGGGTGGCGGCGATCGTCGCGGCGGTGGGCTGCCAGAGGACCTCGGGGGCGGGCGCGTCGGCGGGCACGGCCGCACCCTGCCATCCCGGGCCCGCCGCGGCCACGGCATCCGCGCCCGGCCCGGGCGTGCCAGGCTGCACGACCATGGAGTCCGCCGACGGGCCGGCGCCCGTGTTCGCCGAGCTGCTCACCGGCTTCGGCGTCTCGATGGTGGTCACCACCGGCCGGAGCGGCCGGCTGGTGCTGGTCCGGGCCGACGACCGCGGGCTCGAGACGCGGCTGCTCGCCTTCGAGTCCCCGATGGGTGTGGCCGTCCGCCCGGACCGGCTCTGCCTCGGCACGCGGCGCCAGGTCTTCGACTACCGCAACCAGCCGGCCGTCGCCGCGCGGCTGGACCGGCCGCGCGGCGTCGACGCCTGCTACGTCCCACGCGGCGCGCACTGGACCGGGGACATCGGCGCGCGCGACCTGGCCTGGGCCGGCGACGAGCTGTGGCTGGTGGCGACGTCCTTCTCCTGCCTGGCCACGCTGGACGCCGACCACAGCTTCCGGCCGCGCTGGCGCCCGCCGTTCGTGTCCGCGCTGGCGCCGGAGGACCGCTGCCACCTGAACGGGATCGCCGTGCGTGGCGGACGGGTCCGGTACGCGACCGCACTGGGCCGCACGGATACCGCGGAGGGGTGGCGGCAGCGGGCGCTCCGCGGCGGCACCCTGCTGGACGTCCCCGGCGGAGAGGTGCTCGCCGGCGGCCTGTGCCTGCCGCACTCGCCGCGCTGGCACGACGGGCAGCTGTGGGTGCTGGAGGCCGGCCGGGGGTCGCTGACCCTCGTCGACCCGGACAGCGGGTGGCCGACCGTCGTGGCGACCGTGCCGGGCTTCGCCCGCGGCCTGGCCTTCGCCGGCCGGTACGCCTTCATCGGCCTGTCGCCGGTGCGCGACGGCGCCCCCGACGGCCTGCCCGTCGCGTGGACCGCCGACCGGGCGTGCGGCGTGGCGGTCGTGGACACCCGCTCGGGCGAGACGGTGACCCGGCTGCGCCTCGAGGGCCCGGTGGAGGAGGTCGAGGACGTGCAGCTCGTGCCGGCCCGCTACCCCGAGATCCTCGAGCCGGACTCGCCGTTGACCGCGAGCTCCTTCGTCCTGCCCACCGAGGCGCTGGCTGACGTCCCCCCGCCGATCGCCCCCCGCTGAGCCGACGCCCGGCGGGAGCGCGCCGTCGGTGCCATCCTGACCCGGTGCTGCCCGACCCCACCGACGAGCGCAACGTCCTCGGCGGCCCCCTGGAACCCTGCGGCACCGACCCGGTGACCGGCTTCTACCGGGACGGCTCCTGCACCAGCGGCCCGGACGACCTCGGCTCGCACACCGTCTGCGCCGTCGTCTCGGCCGAGTTCCTGGCGATGCAGCGGGAACTGGGCAACGACCTGGCGACGCCGCGGCCGGAGTACGGCTTCCCCGGGTTGCGGCCGGGCGACCGCTGGTGCGTCGTCGCCACCCGCTGGCTTCAGGCGTACCAGGCCGGGGCCGCGTCGGGGGTGGTGCTGGCAGCCACCAACGCCCGGGCGCTCGAGATCGTGCCGATGGAGGCCCTGCGCCAGCACGCCGTCGACGTCCCGGACGACCTCAGCGGCCTCGGCTGACCGGGCCCGCCGTCACCCGCCGCCGCTCCCGCCGCCCAGCATCCAGCTGTTCTTGTTGACGGCGCCGCGGGCGTCGGGGCCGTCCAGGCGGTCCCGGTCGAGGCGGCCATCGGGCAGCTCGTCGGTCCACTCGTCGGGCGCCCCCCGCCGGCGACCGACGTACCAGGTGGCCGCGACGACCACCGCGACGGCGAGCACGACGAGCACCCACTCCATACGACCTCCCGGGACGACTGCACCTCACGCTAGACGGGCATCCGCTCGCCGGCGGGTCGACGCCGACGGACCTGCCGTGCGCGATGGGCCGGAATGAAGGCCCGGCGGACGGCGCTGGGCCGGGCATGGACGACCTCCTCGACCGGCCCGTGACCACGCTGCAGGGCACGGCGACGACGCTGCGCGAGCTGACCGGCGGCGGGGCGGCCCTCGTCGTCAACGTGGCCAGCCGGTGCGGCCTCACGCCGCAGTACGCCGCGTTGGAGGCCCTGCACGAGGAGTACCGCGACCGCGGGTTCACCGTGGTGGGCGTGCCCTGCAACCAGTTCATGGGGCAGGAGCCCGGCACCGCCGAGGAGATCGCCGGGTTCTGCTCGGCCACCTACGGCGTCACCTTCCCGATGACCGAGAAGGTCGAGGTCAACGGGGCGGGCGCGCATCCGCTGTTCCAGGAGCTCACCGCCGTCCCGGACGTCGACGGGCAGGCCGGCGACGTCGCCTGGAACTTCGAGAAGTGGGTGATCGGCGGGCACGGCCAGGTGGTGGCCCGCTTCCGCCCCCGCACGGAGCCCGACGCCCCCGAGGTGCGCGCCGCGATCGAGTCGGTGCTCCCCCGCTGACCGGGTTACCGTCGGGCATGGCCGCCCCCGACCTCCGGTTCTGGTTCGACCCGGTCTGCCCGTTCGCCTGGATGACCAGCAAGTGGGTCCGCGAGGTGAGCGCGCAGCGGGAGTACGCGGTCGAGTGGCGGTTCATCTCGCTGCGGCTGCTCAACGCCCACGTCGACTACGACACCCACTTCCCGCCGGAGTACGAGGCCGGGCACACCGCGGGGCTGCGGCTGCTGCGGGTGGCCGCCCGGACCCGCGCCGAGCACGGGCCGGACGCCGTCGGCCCGCTGTACGCGGCGCTGGGCGGGCAGATCTTCGAGACGCCGAACGAGCGGGGCGACGAGGTCCGCCGCGGCACCCGCGAGTTCGTCGAGCCGGTCCTCGCCGAGGTGGGCCTTCCCGCCGACCTCGCCGCCACCCTGGACGACGACGCCTGGGACGCGCAGATCCAGGCCGAGACCGACGAGGCGCTCGCGCTGACCGGCAAGGACGTCGGCACGCCGATCCTGCACTTCCGCCCGCCGGAGGGCGTGGCCTTCTTCGGCCCGGTGATCAGCCGGCTGCCCAGCGCGGAGGAGGCGGTCCCGCTGTGGGACCACGTCGTCGGACTGGCCTCGTTCCCGGGGTTCGCCGAGCTCAAGCGCAGCCTCCGCGAACGGCCGCAGCTGCCGGCCTTCGGCGTGCAGCCCGGTGAGGCCGGGACGCAGGAGGACTGGCACGGCGGGAGCAGGCGGCAGAAGCGCTGACCGGCACCGGGGATGCCGGGGAGCGGACGGGCTAGCTAAGGTTAGCCTTATCTGATTCTCGCCGTCCGTCCCTGGGAGCTGCCCGTGACCACCACGGTCGAGGTCCCGGTACGGGGCCCGGCGCCGCCGTCGTCGCGGTCGCCGCGCGGGCGGCGGGTGGCCGTGGTGCTGCTGTTCCTCGCGCTCGTCGTGGCCGCCGCGCTGGCCAGCATCGCCGTCGGCACCCGCTCCATCGGGCTGGGCACGGTCTGGCAGGCCCTGATCGACCCGTCGCCGGCCACCGAGGAGTCGGTGATCGTCCGCGAGCTGCGGGTGCCGCGCACCGTGCTGGGGCTCATGGTGGGCGCCGCCCTCGGCATCGCCGGCGGCCTGATGCAGGGGCACACCCGCAACCCGCTGGGCGATCCCGGCCTGCTCGGCGTCACCGCCGGCGCGAGCCTCGCGGTCGTCCTGGCCATCTCGATCCTCGGCGTCACCACGCCCGCCGGCTACGTGTGGTTCGCCTTCGGCGGTGCGCTGATGGGCACCGTGCTCGTCTACGCGATCGGCTCCGCCGGCCGGGGCGGGGCCACGCCGGTCACCCTGGCGCTGGCGGGGGCGGCGCTGTCGGCGCTGTTCTTCGCCCTCGTCCGCACCGCCGTCGTCATCGACCAGCAGACGCTGGACAGCTTCCGGTTCTGGGTGGTCGGCTCGCTGGCCGGCCGGGACGCCGGCATCGGCTGGCAGCTGGCCCCCTTCTTCGTCGCGGGCCTGGTCCTCGCGCTGGCCAACGCCCCCGCCGTCAACCTGCTGGGGCTGGGCGAGGACGTCGCCCGCGGGCTCGGCCAGCGGATCTGGCTGGCGCGCGCGACCGGGCTGGCCGCGATCACGCTGCTCTGCGGCGCCGCGACCGCCACGGCCGGGCCGATCGCCTTCGTCGGGCTGGTGGTGCCGCACGTGGTCCGCGCCCTCACCGGCCCCGACCACCGCTGGCTGCTGCCCTGCTCCGGCCTCCTGGGCGCGGCCCTGCTGCTGGCCGCCGACGTGGTGGGCCGGATCGTCGCCCGCCCGGCCGAGCTGCAGGTCGGCATCGTGCTGGCGCTCATCGGCGCCCCGTTCTTCATCGCGCTGGTGCGCCGGCGCCGGACGATGGCGCTGTGAGCGTCGCCGCCCCGGCCCGCGACCCGGGGACGCGTCCGCGCTCCGGGACGGCGGTCCGCGTCGGCCCGGTGTCGGGTGTGCTGCGCTGGCGCCAGCTCGCCGTCCCGGCGGCCGGATTCGTCGTCCTGGTGCTCACCGCCGCGCTCAGCATGGGACGCGGCGACTTCCCGATCGGCGTCGGGGAGGTGCTGCGCACGCTCGTGGGCCTCGGCGAGGGGCCCCAGGAGTTCATCGTGCTGGAGCTGCGGGCGCCCCGCGTCGTCGTCGGCGCGCTGGTCGGGCTGGCCCTGGGCGTCTCCGGCGCGCTGTTCCAGACCTTCGCCCGCAACCCGCTGGCCTCGCCGGACACCCTCGGCATCACCAGCGGCGCCTCCGTGGGCGCGGTGGCCGCGATCGTGCTGACCAGCGGGACCTCCGCCGGAGCGCTCCTGGGCGGGCTCGGCCTCCCGCTCGCGGCCCTGCTGGGAGCGCTGCTCACCGGGTTCCTGCTGTTCGCGCTGGCCTGGCGCGCCGGGGTCGACGGGTACCGGCTGGTGCTGGTCGGGATCGCCCTGTGGTCGGTGGCGGCCGCGCTCGTCGACTGGCTGCTCACCAACGCCGAGATCCACGACGCCGCGTCGGCCTACGTGTGGATCACCGGCTCGCTCAACGCCCGCACGTGGGGCGACGCCGTCCCCCTGGCCGTCGCCGTCGCCGTGCTGGTCCCGCTCGCCCTCGCCGCGGGCCGGGTGCTGTCGGTGCTCCAGTTCGGCGACGACACCGCCCGCGGGCTCGGCGTCCGGCTGGCCGGTGCGCAGGCCGCCGTCGTCCTCCTGGCCGTGGGCCTGGTGGCCTTCGCCGTGTCCGCCGCCGGGCCGATCACGTTCGTGGCCCTCGTGGTGCCCCAGATCGCGGTGCGGCTCACCGGCGGGTCGCGGCCGCCCCTGCTGGCCTCGGGCCTGCTCGGCGCGCTGCTCGTGGTCGCGGCCGACCTGGTCACCCGGACCGTCCTGCCCGAGGCCCTCCCGGTCGGCATCCTGACCGCCGTGATCGGCGCCCCGTACCTGCTCTGGCTCCTCGTCCGCGGAAGGCGGCTGTCGACAGCATGACGATCCACCCGGGGACCGGGCTCCTGCACCGTCCCGAGACCACCACGCCCCCCGCCCCCGTGCGGCTGGCCGCCGAGCGCGTCCGGCTGGCCTACGACGACCACGTCGTCGTCGACGACCTCGACCTGCAGCTCACCGAGGGCTCCTTCACCGCCATCGTGGGGCCCAACGGCTGCGGCAAGTCCACGCTGCTGCGCGCTCTGGGCCGGCTGCTGCGCCCGTCGTCCGGGCAGGTCCTCCTTGACGGTCGGGCGATCGCCCGCACACCCACCCGCGAGGTCGCCAAGGTGCTCGGCCTGCTGCCGCAGACACCGGTGGCCCCCGAGGGGCTCACGGTCGGCGACCTGGTGGCCCGCGGGCGGCACCCGCACCAGACCTGGCTGCGCCAGTGGTCCCGGGACGACGAGACGGTCGTGGCCGAGGCGCTGTCCTGGACGGACATGACCGCGCTCGCCGACCACCCGGTGGACACGCTTTCGGGCGGCCAGCGGCAGCGGGCCTGGATCTCCATGGCCCTGGCGCAGGGCACCGACCTGCTGCTGCTCGACGAGCCGACGACCTACCTCGACCTCTCGCACCAGATCGACGTCCTCGACCTGGTGGGGCGGCTGCACGCCGAGCGCGGGCGCACCGTCGTCCTCGTCCTGCACGACCTCAACCTCGCGGCGCGCTACGCGCAGCGCCTGGTGGCCATGAAGGACGGCGCGCTGGTGGCCTCCGGGGCGCCGGCCGAGGTGCTCACCGAGGATCTGCTGGCCGACGTCTTCGACCTG is from Blastococcus sp. HT6-4 and encodes:
- a CDS encoding iron chelate uptake ABC transporter family permease subunit, translated to MTTTVEVPVRGPAPPSSRSPRGRRVAVVLLFLALVVAAALASIAVGTRSIGLGTVWQALIDPSPATEESVIVRELRVPRTVLGLMVGAALGIAGGLMQGHTRNPLGDPGLLGVTAGASLAVVLAISILGVTTPAGYVWFAFGGALMGTVLVYAIGSAGRGGATPVTLALAGAALSALFFALVRTAVVIDQQTLDSFRFWVVGSLAGRDAGIGWQLAPFFVAGLVLALANAPAVNLLGLGEDVARGLGQRIWLARATGLAAITLLCGAATATAGPIAFVGLVVPHVVRALTGPDHRWLLPCSGLLGAALLLAADVVGRIVARPAELQVGIVLALIGAPFFIALVRRRRTMAL
- a CDS encoding ABC transporter ATP-binding protein, with translation MTIHPGTGLLHRPETTTPPAPVRLAAERVRLAYDDHVVVDDLDLQLTEGSFTAIVGPNGCGKSTLLRALGRLLRPSSGQVLLDGRAIARTPTREVAKVLGLLPQTPVAPEGLTVGDLVARGRHPHQTWLRQWSRDDETVVAEALSWTDMTALADHPVDTLSGGQRQRAWISMALAQGTDLLLLDEPTTYLDLSHQIDVLDLVGRLHAERGRTVVLVLHDLNLAARYAQRLVAMKDGALVASGAPAEVLTEDLLADVFDLEARVLPDPVSGTPMVVPVRRLR
- a CDS encoding iron ABC transporter permease — encoded protein: MSVAAPARDPGTRPRSGTAVRVGPVSGVLRWRQLAVPAAGFVVLVLTAALSMGRGDFPIGVGEVLRTLVGLGEGPQEFIVLELRAPRVVVGALVGLALGVSGALFQTFARNPLASPDTLGITSGASVGAVAAIVLTSGTSAGALLGGLGLPLAALLGALLTGFLLFALAWRAGVDGYRLVLVGIALWSVAAALVDWLLTNAEIHDAASAYVWITGSLNARTWGDAVPLAVAVAVLVPLALAAGRVLSVLQFGDDTARGLGVRLAGAQAAVVLLAVGLVAFAVSAAGPITFVALVVPQIAVRLTGGSRPPLLASGLLGALLVVAADLVTRTVLPEALPVGILTAVIGAPYLLWLLVRGRRLSTA